DNA sequence from the Pedobacter sp. W3I1 genome:
ATACTACGGAAGAGGCTGATTTTGACCGTGTAATGCGCGTAAACGTGAAAGGTGTTTATAACTGTTTGCACGCTGCTATTCCACAGATCCGTTTAGCTGGCGGAGGGGTAATTATCAATATGGCATCAATTGCTGCATTAATAGGCCTTCCAGATCGTTTCGTTTATAGTGCTGCAAAAGGTGCTGTAAAAGCGATCACCATGAGTGTAGCCAAAGATTATATTGGCGAAAATATCAGGTGTAACTCTATTTCACCTGCAAGGGTTCATACGCCTTTTGTAGATGGTTTTTTACAGAAGAACTACCCGGATAATATCCCTGAAATGTTTGAAAAGCTTTCTAAAACGCAGCCGATCGGCAGAATGGCCAAACCGGAAGAAGTAGGTGCCCTGGCTTTATATCTTTGCAGTGATGAAGCCTCTTTTATTACGGGTTGCGATTACCCGATTGACGGTGGATTTACGACATTAAACAATTAATCAATATTTTTAAATACGATAAAGCATTTTATAATGAAATTAATACGATTTGGCGAAGCCGGAGCTGAAAAACCCGGAGTAATTATAAACGATAATTATTTCGATGTTTCTGCATTGGTTAAAGATTATAATGAAGAATTTTTTGGTGGTGATGGCTTAGCGCAATTAAAGTCTGCTATTCAATCTGCTGATTTACCTCAGGTAGACAAAGGTGTGCGCCTAGGCCCTGCTCTGGCCCGCCCTTCCAAGATAATCTGTGTGGGCTTAAACTATAAAGACCACGCTGCAGAAACTAACGCACCAATTCCATCAGAGCCAATTTTGTTCTTCAAAGCTACCTCTGCTATTGTTGGACCTAATGATGATCTGATCATCCCAAAAAACAGTAAAAAAACGGATTGGGAAGTAGAATTGGCTATTGTGATTGGCAAAAAAGCAAGTTATGTTGCCGAAGAAAATGCTTTAGATCACATTGCAGGTTATGTTTTGCATAATGATTACAGTGAGCGCGAGTTCCAGATCGAAAGAAACGGACAATGGGTAAAAGGAAAAAGCTGCGATACCTTCGCGCCTATCGGGCCATTTATTGCTACCCAGGATGAAATTGCCGATGTGCACAATCTTCGCCTTTGGTTAACGGTGAACGGAAAAACCATGCAGGATGGCAATACCTCAAACCTGATTTTTAATGTGCCGTTCATGATTGCTTACATCAGCCAATTCATGACGCTTTTACCAGGTGATGTAATTACAACTGGAACACCTGCTGGCGTGGGCTTAGGTCAAAAACCTGAACCCTGGTATTTAAAAGCTGGTGATGTGGTAGAACTGGGTATTGATGGTTTAGGCACAAGCAAACAAACAGTTAAGTCTTACGGCGGAAATTAATATGAAAAGGTACTGCTTAACGCTTGATCTTGTAAATGATGAAAAGCTTATAGAAGAGTATAGGCAGTATCATCAATCGGTTTGGCCGGAAATTAAGGAAAGTATCACTTCTTCTGGCGTTGATGATTTAGAAATCTATTTATTAGGTAACCGGTTATTTATGATTATGGACGTGAATGAGCACTTTTCGTTTGAGGAAAAAGCAAAAGCCGATGTAGCCAACCCAAAAGTGCAGGAATGGGAAAACTTAATGTGGAAATTTCAGCAGGCACTGCCAGGTTCGAAACCAGGAGAAAAATGGGTCTTAATGGATCAGATATTTAAACTTTAAACCAATTCTTATGATTGATACACACGTACATTTTTGGAATTTTGATCCGGTTAGAGATAGCTGGATAAATGAAGATATGCTTGCCATCCGTAATGATTTTTCTCCAAAAGACCTTACAGCGGTGTACAACGATCTTCAAATTACAGGATGTATTGCGGTGCAGGCCAGTCAATCGGAAGAAGAAAATCATTTCTTGTTATCCCTGGCAGCACAAAATGAAATTATAAAAGGTATTGTGGGCTGGATAGATTTACTTGATCCAAATTTAGACGAACGTTTAACTTACTGGAGCAATTTCAAAACCATTAAAGGTTGGCGACATATTTTACAGGCCGAAAACGCTGATTTTATCCTGAACAAACAATTTATTGCCGGCGTTAATCTTTTAAAAAAATACAATTACACCTACGATTTATTGTGCTATCACAATCAACTAGCTGATATTATTAAAATGGTTGATCAAATCCCCGATCAACCATTTGTATTGGATCATTGTGGCAAGCCGGATGTTAAAAGTCAGGATATAAAAACCTGGTCTGAAAATATTAAAACCTTGGCAGCAAACCCAAATGTACTTTGCAAAGTATCTGGCTTACTTACTGAAGCAGACTGGAAAAACTGGACAGAAAGAGAGCTTTTTAATTGCTTTGATATCGTATTCGAACATTTTGGCCCTAAAAGGATAATGTATGGTAGCGATTGGCCGGTAGTGTTGCTCAGCAGGCCTTACCAGAATTGGTTTAATTTAGTTGCTAAGTACACTGAGCAGTTCACTGCAGCTGAAAGGAAATTAATTTTTACTGATAATGCGAAAGCTTTTTATGGAGTTTAGTTTTATGAAACGACCGTCATCTCGACTGGAATGCAGTGGAATGGAGAGATCTATCGTGCATGAAAGACCCTGAAATAAATCCGATAGCTATCGGATCAGGGTGACGATGCGCTGGAATGATCATCTCGACTCGACCATAACAAAATGGAGAAATCTTTGAATCTCTCATGTCAGTTTAAACAGATTTCTCGGCTTCGCTGCACCCGATAGCTATCGGGTCCGCTCGAAATGACGGATTAAGCTTTATAGCTAACGCTCGTTTAAAACGATCATGTAATAGCATATCGTATTTTACATTATAACTGTAATTATACCCACATAAAACAATAATTACAAAATAGCAGATAGAGCAGGATGGAAAATATAATATAAAATATTAGTTTTCGCTTTCTAAAATAGAATCTGACCAATACAATATTTAAATATGAGTAAAAAGATTACATTCCCTTACAATCCTCAATTCCCTTCTGTAGCCGACTTAAGAAAAAAGGCAAAATCAAGGATTCCTAAATTTGCTTTTGACTACCTGGAGGGTGGTTGTAATGAGGGACTTAATTTATCGCGAAACGAGAGCGACTTCGACAATATTTACCTTAAACCAAATTACTTACGTATTGGTGGAGATATCGACATGTCGGTTGAATTATTTGGCCGTCGTTACAGTGCTCCATTTGGGGTATCTCCGATTGGTTTACAAGGTTTGATGTGGCCTAATGCACCCGAAATTTTAGCTAAGGCTGCCGCTAAAGCCGATATTCCTTATACATTAAGCACCGTATCTACCAGTAGTATCGAACGAATTGCCGAAGTATCTGAAGGAAAAGCATGGTTTCAATTGTACCATCCTACGGAGAATAGCTTGAGAGATGATATCTTAAATCGCTTAAAAGCTGTTGAATGTCCGGTATTAGTTGTTCTGGTAGATGTGCCTGCATTTGGTTTACGATATAAAGAAATTAAGAGTGGCTTGTCCATTCCACCAAAAATGTCAATCAATAATATCCTGCAGGCTTTTGCCCGTCCGCTATGGGGAATTAAAACCTTACAACACGGAATTCCATCATTTGCGACCTTAAAGCCTTATATGGAAAAAGGAATGGACATGTCGCAACTGGGACAATTCATGAACAAAACATTTACCGGTAAGGTTGATATCGAAAAAGTTTCTGCCATTCGTGATCTTTGGAAAGGACCTTTAGTACTGAAGGGAATCGCGACTGATGAAGATATGCAGGCTGCTATCCAAATCGGTGCTGATGGTGTGATTGTTTCCAATCATGGTGGCAGACAGATTGACGCAGGCGAATCCTCCATCAATTCACTAATCAAATTGGCGAACAATCCACTATACAAATCAAAATTGAAGATCATGTTAGATGGAGGTATTCGTTCAGGCGTTGATTTAGCGAGAGCACATGCCGTTGGATCTGAATTCAACTTTATGGGCCGACCTTTTATGTATGGAGTTGGTGCTTTAGGTAATGAAGGAGGTGATCATACCATCAATATGTTCAAAACTCATTTATACCAGATCATGCAACAATTAACCATTGAGAAAATTACACAATTTCCTGACCGGTTATTAAATCCTTAAAGCGGAATTTGTAAGTGAAATAAGAGGTTGTATCATAAACATAGTTACTCCAGAAATTTGTCACGTTGAGCCTGTCGAAACGCCGTAACGGTGTTATAGTAGGTCCTTCGACAAGCTCAGGATGACAATTCTATATTTATGATACAACGTTAATGTTATTTCAAAAACTTATATGTTGTACTCGTTTTATAAGTTTCGCCTGGTTTAAGCACTGTCGATGCGAAATTTGCATGATTTGGTGCATCAGGAAAATGTTGTGTTTCTAAGCAGAAAGCTGAACGGTGAGGATATGACTTTCCACCTTTACCATCCTTATCAGCACCGGTTAAAAAGTTGCCACTATAAAATTGTATTCCTGGCTCGGTTGTATAAACCTCCAATGTTATACCTGTAACGGGACTTTTAACGGTAGCCACTGGCGTTTTGCCATCATGATGGGTCAACACAAAATTATGATCGTAACCTTTGCCAAATTTTAACTGCTGATCACTTTCTTCGATTGATTTTCCGATGGTTTTGGCTTTATTGAAATCAAAAGCTGTTCCTGCTACAGGCGTTAATTTCCCGGTTGGAATCAGTGTAGAATCTACCGGCGTATAAGCATTAGCATCAATTGTTAATTCATGGTCTAAGATTGTTTTATTGCCTTCCCCATTGAGGTTGAAATATGCATGGTTGGTTAAATTCACTACGGTCGTTTTGTCAGTAGTAGCCAAATAATCGATCTGCAAAGCATTATCGTCAGTTAGCGTATAAGTTACCTTAACATCCAATTTCCCAGGATAACCGGCTTCGCCATCGTTGGAAACATAACTCAACTCTAATTTTTGGCTATCTAATTGTTTAGCCTCCCAAACTTTAGAGAAAAATCCATCTGTTCCACCATGCAAGGTGTTAACACCATCGTTAAGTTGTAAAGTATATTCTTTTCCGTCAAGCGTAAATTTACCTTTACCAATGCGGTTACCGTATCTGCCAATTAAGGCACCAAAAAATGGCTCACCTTTTTTACGGTACGAACCTACACTATCGTAGCCTAAAACCCACATCGGTTAACTTATTGTTTTTATCGGGAACCAAAAGCGAAACTACCCTCCCACCATAATTGGTAATGGAAACCGAAGCGCCCTGCTTATTTTTTAAAGTATAAAGCTTTACACTTTTCCCATCAATGGTGGTGGTATATTTTAATGAATCAGTTTGCCCGGTTGTTTGTGCCCCTTTATCTGATTTAGGATTACAAGAAGTAAAAGCAACAGCTAAACATAATGTAGCGAAGGGCAAAGCCTTAAAGAATATTTTTTTCATTTGTTTAAAAATTTGAGGAAGCAGACCTGCAATTGCGCGCAAAATCAGAAACGGCTTCATATTGATTTATTTTTGGTTAAGGCTAATGTAGCAAAAAATTATTAACGTTAAAGTAACGATTATAATTATTATTTTTCATAATATCGACAAGGATTCCCAACAGTAAAAAAAATCACATAATTTAGCAGCCATATGCATAATTTAAATTTCAAGCCAAAGGCTTTTCTTTTTGATTTGAACGGTACGATGATTAACGATATGGAATACCATACTTTAGCCTGGTACAGCATCATGACAGAAGATTTAGGTGCCAAACTTGATTACGAAAGCGTAAAAAAAGAAATGTATGGCAAAAACCACGAAGTTTTAGAACGCGTTTTCGGAAAAGATAAATTTAGCGCTGAAGAAATAGAACGCCTTTCCATCGATAAAGAAAAGCGTTATCAGCAAGGTTATATGCCGCATTTAGCGCTTATTGAAGGGCTGGATGTCTTTTTGGATCGCGCAAAGCAAGCCAACATTCCAATGGCGATCGGATCTGCTGCAATACCTTTTAATATCGATTTTGTAATAGATGGTTTAAATATCCGCCGGTATTTAGCTGCAATAGTGAGTGCAGATGATGTAAAAACGAGCAAACCAGATCCCGAAACTTTTTTAAAGGCTGCAGCAGCATTAAATATTGCACCGGCAGACTGCCTGGTTTTCGAAGATGCGCCCAAGGGTGTAGAATCGGCTTTAAATGCAGGTATGCCCTGTATAGTATTAACCACCACACATACCATCGAAGAATTTGAAGGTTATCCGAATATCTTAGGTTATATTACAGATTACAACGATGCTAAATTAAATACGCTTTTTTAACATGGGAAAATATTTAAATCAAAAACCTGTTCTTGTTGCAGTAGACTGCATAATTTTTGGTTATGACGGCGATCAGCTGAAACTTTTGGTCATAAAAAGGGCAATAGAACCTGTAAAAGATCAATGGAGTTTGATGGGTGGTTTTATTGGTGAAAGTGAAGATCTTGATGGCGCGGCCAAAAGGATTTTATTAGAATTAACAGGATTACACGACGTTTACCTGGAGCAACTTCATGCTTATGGGAGTCCGGATCGGGATCCCATCGAACGTACTGTTTCGGTAGTCTACTTCGCATTGATCGATATTAATAAATACAGTAAACAGATCAATGATCAGTACCATGCCGAATGGTTTAAGCTAAAAGAAGTTCCAGCGTTAATTTTCGACCATGATATGATGGTTAAGGCTGCAATGGATAAAATCCGTTATCAGGCCGCCCTCCACCCTATTTTATTTGAACTTTTACCAAAACGTTTTACCATACCGCAGTTGCAGGCTTTATATGAACAGGTTTACGATTCGCCGATAGACAATAGGAACTTTATCCGCAAGATTACAGCCAGTGGATTATTAATTAAACAGACCGATAAGGATAAATCGAGTTCGCGCCGCGGGGCTTTTTATTTTAAATTAGATAAAAACAAACACAAAGCACAATTCCAATCGTTTTTAAACTTTATTCCTAAAGCAATTCAATAGATCTGATATGGAATTGGTGAGCGTATTAAAATAAATTCTCAGCTCATTTTTAAACATACAAAATTTAAAATCAAGCAGTTAGAGCAGCTCATTTTAACCATACAAAAAAACGTCAAAAACATTTTTTAAAAATGTTTGCAAGAAAAGGATAAATCCCTATATTTGCACCTCCTTAAACAAAAGGAATGATTCCGTAGCTCAGCTGGTAGAGCATTACACTTTTAATGTAGTGGTCCTGGGTTCGAATCCCAGCGGGATCACAAGAAACCTCACAGAAATGTGAGGTTTTTTTGTTTTATCCCCGCTAGGATTCGAATACGTCTTAAGACAATCTGCCAGACGAAGGTGAAAAATCCCTCCTCGTCATCTGGTTCCTTTCCTAGAAAATAAACAAGGTGATATTGTAAAAGGCTGGGTATTCTTTTTCAGGTGATGTAAAAAGCTTTTTTATAAAAAGATTATCCTCGAAACAATTTTTCAGGCCGGTAAAACACCTATATCATAAGGATGTGGATTGAGGTTGAATGCTTCGTGGGGTTTGAAATATTTGTTGGGCATGGCTTTGAGTATTAGCCACCTAGTCCGGATGATTACTTTAAAATTATGTATTGCTGCTAACGGTTTCATATAATTGACTATTCGAGCACTCAATTTCTAAAATAGAGTCAATTTAACAATTAAAAATAACTTTCTGCAAGAGAAGCCTGTAAACCTTCTTGTTTCATTAACTGAAGAACCAAGGCATGAGAATAATCTACATGCTCAACTTTTTCAGTTAAAGGGTCATGTGTAATAGACAGATTAAGATCGAAGTAGACGCTAGCTTTAAGTACTACCCCTAAGTGAGTGTTTGAGTCAAAAAGTTCCTCAAGACTAGGTGCCAAGGCTACTATATTTACAGATAGCCCATTAACATCTCTTTTTGGATCTGGTCGGAAGGCAATCCTGCTTAGCCGCATGCTGCCGTCTGGCATAATTTTCATCAAGTCATTTTGGTCACGATTCGGTGGGGGAAGTTTCACCCTCCTTAATATATCATCATCAGGCAGCACTGTATATTTTTCAATTGGCATAGCTTCAACTTTGATTAACGAAATCATCCAGTAAATAAAGAGAGGATACTGATAACTCATGTTTTGTGACAGTATTATCAGAGCCAGTATAGCGCCTAACCTCAATTGAAGTAGAATCAAGTATCTCTATATCTGCCTTAAGGTATTGTCCATCAAGTTCAATCTGTATACCATTGTCTTGATTAGAAAAAATATGGATTGCAACATCTCTTTCAATGAAACGTTTGATAGAAAGCCATTTTAAAATTTCCTTCGTAACGTAGAAAGTAGAGCCTGAGATATGATATTCTGAGTCCCCCTGACCAATTTCTTTTGATGCGAAGTAATCTATTTTTGACAGCAGTTTAAAATATCTCACAGACACATTGCTCGATAGAGGTATAGACCGGGGTGTCTTGGTATAGGTTATTGCCGGAGGTGGTGTATCTGGGAATAACGTCCAGATATTTTTGAATTCTACGTCCGATTTTTTTTTTACAATTGTCGCCATATTTAAACCTGTGGAGTGTTTTCAAAATTATAATGCGCTAATTTGAGTATGATAGAAAGTACCAGAAAAGGTGATTCAATACCATATTCCACATTATCTACCAATCCGTGCGCTATCTTATTTCGGAGGTTCAGTCCCATCTTATCGCTCATTACGAATCTTATAAAAGTATAATTATCCTCTTCAAGATCGTCTTTTAAATCTCTTAATAGGTCATCAAAAAGCTTTTCCATAACTATATTCTGTTCTCTTTTGTCTGGACGCTGCTTAAACGTAACGATCCCTAACTTGAGACAAAATTCTCTTAGAAGATACTCAATCTTTAATGTTAATGAATCGGTGCTGAGTATATAATCTGGCAGAACTTCTTCACCATTCAGCCATTTTTCAGTCTCTAAAAATAGATTTCTGATACCTGGTTCTATTAATTTCAAGTGGCTTATTGGTATGTCCTGTCCACTGATACGCCGGGCTGAAGATTCTCCTACCCAAGTTTTTGATAAGACCTCCAAGACCGCGTCTGCCGACAGCTTACCCGCCTTTATACTTTCGACGATTATCTGGATTAGTGTTTGCGAAGCAAGCTGAAAATGGTTGGAGTAATGTTGTAGAAAAGAAAACTCTTTTTTTTCATCTTCTAAAACATAGGACTCTATTGTGTTTCCAAACTTGTCCTGAACATATTTGGGAATCATTTCCATGAAAGGGGCTGTTCCTTCAAGTGCAACCGCCATACTCCTGATTGTTTGAACATCTGCAAGCATGGGTGTCTGCGTAATTACTGCAATAATATCAGTGGTTCCACCATCAGTTATAAGCCTATTAATGTTTCCGGTAATCCGTTCGGTGGCTTCATCTGGAATTGCCATCGATATTTCAGAAAGACTTGTTTCAGTGCGTTGCTTCTGATATTTTTGAGATAGTCGTTCATAGTCGGCATCACTTTTTATTTCCCGATAAATCCTTAATGCCTTATCG
Encoded proteins:
- a CDS encoding SDR family NAD(P)-dependent oxidoreductase, translated to MFSLKNKKAVVTGGGSGIGRAIATILAKQGAEVHIIELGTEQARDTLDEIKTNGGEAFSYGCDVSDHKAVHEVFNQIGHINILINNAGIAHIGKADTTEEADFDRVMRVNVKGVYNCLHAAIPQIRLAGGGVIINMASIAALIGLPDRFVYSAAKGAVKAITMSVAKDYIGENIRCNSISPARVHTPFVDGFLQKNYPDNIPEMFEKLSKTQPIGRMAKPEEVGALALYLCSDEASFITGCDYPIDGGFTTLNN
- a CDS encoding fumarylacetoacetate hydrolase family protein; translated protein: MKLIRFGEAGAEKPGVIINDNYFDVSALVKDYNEEFFGGDGLAQLKSAIQSADLPQVDKGVRLGPALARPSKIICVGLNYKDHAAETNAPIPSEPILFFKATSAIVGPNDDLIIPKNSKKTDWEVELAIVIGKKASYVAEENALDHIAGYVLHNDYSEREFQIERNGQWVKGKSCDTFAPIGPFIATQDEIADVHNLRLWLTVNGKTMQDGNTSNLIFNVPFMIAYISQFMTLLPGDVITTGTPAGVGLGQKPEPWYLKAGDVVELGIDGLGTSKQTVKSYGGN
- a CDS encoding L-rhamnose mutarotase, which gives rise to MKRYCLTLDLVNDEKLIEEYRQYHQSVWPEIKESITSSGVDDLEIYLLGNRLFMIMDVNEHFSFEEKAKADVANPKVQEWENLMWKFQQALPGSKPGEKWVLMDQIFKL
- a CDS encoding amidohydrolase, with the protein product MIDTHVHFWNFDPVRDSWINEDMLAIRNDFSPKDLTAVYNDLQITGCIAVQASQSEEENHFLLSLAAQNEIIKGIVGWIDLLDPNLDERLTYWSNFKTIKGWRHILQAENADFILNKQFIAGVNLLKKYNYTYDLLCYHNQLADIIKMVDQIPDQPFVLDHCGKPDVKSQDIKTWSENIKTLAANPNVLCKVSGLLTEADWKNWTERELFNCFDIVFEHFGPKRIMYGSDWPVVLLSRPYQNWFNLVAKYTEQFTAAERKLIFTDNAKAFYGV
- a CDS encoding alpha-hydroxy acid oxidase, which translates into the protein MSKKITFPYNPQFPSVADLRKKAKSRIPKFAFDYLEGGCNEGLNLSRNESDFDNIYLKPNYLRIGGDIDMSVELFGRRYSAPFGVSPIGLQGLMWPNAPEILAKAAAKADIPYTLSTVSTSSIERIAEVSEGKAWFQLYHPTENSLRDDILNRLKAVECPVLVVLVDVPAFGLRYKEIKSGLSIPPKMSINNILQAFARPLWGIKTLQHGIPSFATLKPYMEKGMDMSQLGQFMNKTFTGKVDIEKVSAIRDLWKGPLVLKGIATDEDMQAAIQIGADGVIVSNHGGRQIDAGESSINSLIKLANNPLYKSKLKIMLDGGIRSGVDLARAHAVGSEFNFMGRPFMYGVGALGNEGGDHTINMFKTHLYQIMQQLTIEKITQFPDRLLNP
- a CDS encoding aldose epimerase family protein translates to MWVLGYDSVGSYRKKGEPFFGALIGRYGNRIGKGKFTLDGKEYTLQLNDGVNTLHGGTDGFFSKVWEAKQLDSQKLELSYVSNDGEAGYPGKLDVKVTYTLTDDNALQIDYLATTDKTTVVNLTNHAYFNLNGEGNKTILDHELTIDANAYTPVDSTLIPTGKLTPVAGTAFDFNKAKTIGKSIEESDQQLKFGKGYDHNFVLTHHDGKTPVATVKSPVTGITLEVYTTEPGIQFYSGNFLTGADKDGKGGKSYPHRSAFCLETQHFPDAPNHANFASTVLKPGETYKTSTTYKFLK
- a CDS encoding HAD family phosphatase, which translates into the protein MHNLNFKPKAFLFDLNGTMINDMEYHTLAWYSIMTEDLGAKLDYESVKKEMYGKNHEVLERVFGKDKFSAEEIERLSIDKEKRYQQGYMPHLALIEGLDVFLDRAKQANIPMAIGSAAIPFNIDFVIDGLNIRRYLAAIVSADDVKTSKPDPETFLKAAAALNIAPADCLVFEDAPKGVESALNAGMPCIVLTTTHTIEEFEGYPNILGYITDYNDAKLNTLF
- a CDS encoding NUDIX domain-containing protein is translated as MGKYLNQKPVLVAVDCIIFGYDGDQLKLLVIKRAIEPVKDQWSLMGGFIGESEDLDGAAKRILLELTGLHDVYLEQLHAYGSPDRDPIERTVSVVYFALIDINKYSKQINDQYHAEWFKLKEVPALIFDHDMMVKAAMDKIRYQAALHPILFELLPKRFTIPQLQALYEQVYDSPIDNRNFIRKITASGLLIKQTDKDKSSSRRGAFYFKLDKNKHKAQFQSFLNFIPKAIQ
- a CDS encoding DUF4209 domain-containing protein yields the protein MSVISDFYKSLEKVDFLRDESEIEINSQYIGIIEEIEKTDLDQAVLLNREREALMFVKTAEEGLTPKITGTGTDEDGNQIPIQWPDSNNFREEDYSNIEKRYKSTQNKYLKTEFGLFLFYSKRLKRNEDLLELLEVLQERCDILWDLSDSQEKNYNLLKYFASIKQLLNIASARRKAEITIASVYDKMLNKIYSRHLSWNINNFGLMRFIVDSTGLINERSKDILQMGLDLKVILDKNEQVIDAIAANDPWEIIPICSESDRLANKITDERYNWKNRIAYQYERLAENAPNYNNVAVTFIDKALRIYREIKSDADYERLSQKYQKQRTETSLSEISMAIPDEATERITGNINRLITDGGTTDIIAVITQTPMLADVQTIRSMAVALEGTAPFMEMIPKYVQDKFGNTIESYVLEDEKKEFSFLQHYSNHFQLASQTLIQIIVESIKAGKLSADAVLEVLSKTWVGESSARRISGQDIPISHLKLIEPGIRNLFLETEKWLNGEEVLPDYILSTDSLTLKIEYLLREFCLKLGIVTFKQRPDKREQNIVMEKLFDDLLRDLKDDLEEDNYTFIRFVMSDKMGLNLRNKIAHGLVDNVEYGIESPFLVLSIILKLAHYNFENTPQV